The sequence ACGTCGAGGGTGCGCGCGAGAAGGCCGAGGCCGGTGACCTGCTGTTCGGCACGACCGACAGCTGGGTGCTCTGGAACCTCACCGGCGGCACCGACGGCGGCGTGCACGCGACCGATGTCACCAATGCCAGCCGCACGCTCTTCATGGATCTCGAGACGCTCGAGTGGCGCGACGACATCCTCGACGTCTTCGGCGTGCCTCGGTCGATGATGCCCGACATCAGGTCCTCGTCGGAGGTCTACGGCAACGTGGAGTCCTCGAGCCTGCTGCGTGAGGTGCCGGTCGCCGGCATCCTCGGCGACCAGCAGGCGGCGACCTTCGGTCAGGCCGCATTCGACCAGGGCGAGTCGAAGAACACCTACGGCACCGGCAACTTCCTCATCTTCAACACCGACACCGAGATCATCCACTCGAAGAACGGCCTGCTGACCACGCTCGGCTACAAGCTGGGCGACGCTCCGGCGCACTACGCGCTCGAGGGGTCGATCGCGGTCACGGGCTCGCTCATCCAGTGGCTGCGCGACAACCTCGGCCTCATCTCGAGTGCGCCCGAGGTCGAGGAGCTCGCCAAGACGGTGGAGGACAACGGCGGCGCGTACTTCGTGCCGGCCTTCTCCGGGCTCTTCGCGCCCTACTGGCGGCCCGATGCACGCGGCGCGCTGGTCGGCCTCACCCGCTACGTGAACAAGGGCCACATCGCCCGTGCAGCGCTCGAGGCGACCGCCTTCCAGACCCGGGAGGTCCTCGAAGCCGTGAACGCCGACTCGGGCGTCGATCTCACCGAGCTCAAAGTCGACGGCGGCATGATCGCGAACAACACCCTCATGCAGTTCCAGGCCGACATCCTCGGCGTCCCGGTCGTCCGGCCGGTCGTCGCGGAGACCACGGCGCTCGGCGCGGCTTACGCGGCCGGCCTCGCGGTCGGCTTCTGGTCCGGTCTCGACGAGCTGCGCGCGAACTGGCAGGAGGACCGCCGCTGGGAGCCGCAGATGGACGCCGACGAGCGCGATCGCCAGATCCGACTCTGGAAGAAGGCGGTCACGAAGACCTTCGACTGGGTCGACGAGGACGTCAGCTGACCTGGTCGAGCTGAGATCAGCGGATGCCTCGTGCCGAGCTCGGCACGAGGCATCCGCTCGTCACGCGGCCTGTGTGGCCGCGACCCACTCGTCGAGCTTGCGGGCCGCGGCGCCCGAGTCGATGGCCTGCGCGGCGACCGCGAGCTGATCGCGGAAGCGCTCGAGGATGGTCCGCTGGAACTGCGAGGGGTCCTTCGCGAGATCGAACGCGACCAGGCCGGCGGCGGCATTCAGCAGGACGATGTCGCGGACCGGGCCCTCGCCGCCCGCGAGGACCTCGTGCACGATCGCCGCGTTGTGCGCGGCATCGCCGCCCTGCAGGTCTTCGATCGACGCGCGGCGGATGCCGAGGTCGCGCGGGTCGAGATCGTGCTCCTTGACCGTGCCTCCTGACACCTCCCAGATGTGGCTGTGCCCGGTCGTGGTCAACTCGTCGAGGCCGTCGTCGCCGCGGAAGACGAGAGCCGTCGCCCCGCGCGTCTGGAACACGCCCACCATCAGCGGGA is a genomic window of Agromyces protaetiae containing:
- the glpK gene encoding glycerol kinase GlpK, with the translated sequence MADYILAIDQGTTSSRAIIFDKKGSIVASGQLEHEQIFPRAGWVEHDPLEIWNNTRQVIGEALGKADLTRHDIAAVGITNQRETAVVWDKNTGQPVYNAIVWQDTRTQPIVDRLAADGGVERFKDTVGLPLATYFSGTKIVWILENVEGAREKAEAGDLLFGTTDSWVLWNLTGGTDGGVHATDVTNASRTLFMDLETLEWRDDILDVFGVPRSMMPDIRSSSEVYGNVESSSLLREVPVAGILGDQQAATFGQAAFDQGESKNTYGTGNFLIFNTDTEIIHSKNGLLTTLGYKLGDAPAHYALEGSIAVTGSLIQWLRDNLGLISSAPEVEELAKTVEDNGGAYFVPAFSGLFAPYWRPDARGALVGLTRYVNKGHIARAALEATAFQTREVLEAVNADSGVDLTELKVDGGMIANNTLMQFQADILGVPVVRPVVAETTALGAAYAAGLAVGFWSGLDELRANWQEDRRWEPQMDADERDRQIRLWKKAVTKTFDWVDEDVS